One window from the genome of Daphnia pulex isolate KAP4 chromosome 9, ASM2113471v1 encodes:
- the LOC124203129 gene encoding uncharacterized protein LOC124203129 yields the protein MSDISVQELRRGLFSIIWKFTGSSKKVELVELCGSQVGQKITISYIENSTGKTKNKYEYTLLVEETSWGNTTSDDSQLSESSQVVEEMQLVQKQMYEVNKETFVKKKSADPLKLLKSEMPSPIHIWIKGSCIKTQYYPLVKVDSFKWKKVCTTNQQRDVLLLCVDFGSTNKSERNIITGLTEMFNNQHRCDVQFKFINEQTIGAHILILSAGSPVFAAMFQPCISESTTRQVTITDIKVEVFRQLLIHLYSGSAPKIEEENITQPLYLAAEKYDIETLKSDCIDVLLKKLDINNAIEMLVWSHLHFIPKLFEFALKFLTDNRREICLLPKWLDFVRNHPELCALVTKRMVV from the coding sequence ATGTCGGACATATCCGTTCAAGAATTGCGGCGTGGACTGTTCAGTATAATCTGGAAATTCACAGGCAGTTCTAAGAAAGTTGAACTTGTTGAACTTTGTGGATCCCAGGTGGGGCAAAAAATAACCATATCTTATATTGAAAATTCCACTGGAAAAACCAAGAACAAATATGAATATACCCTCCTTGTCGAAGAAACTTCATGGGGTAACACCACAAGTGATGATTCACAGCTTAGCGAAAGCAGTCAAGTTGTTGAAGAAATGCAACTGGTTCAAAAACAGATGTATGAAGTAAACAAAGAAAcgtttgtgaaaaaaaaatcagcagaTCCTCTAAAATTgctgaaatctgaaatgcCCAGCCCAATACATATTTGGATTAAAGGCTCATGCATCAAAACACAATACTATCCACTGGTAAAAGTTGATTCTTTCAAGTGGAAAAAAGTATGCACTACGAATCAGCAACGAGATGTTCTTTTATTGTGCGTTGATTTCGGCTCGACTAATAAAAGTGAACGAAACATCATCACCGGATTGACCGAGATGTTCAACAACCAACATCGCTGCGACGTCCAGTTCAAGTTCATCAATGAACAAACGATCGGTGCccatattttgattttgtctgCTGGCAGTCCCGTCTTCGCTGCAATGTTTCAGCCGTGCATTTCGGAGTCAACAACCCGTCAGGTGACCATTACTGACATCAAAGTGGAAGTCTTCCGGCAGCTACTGATTCACTTGTACTCGGGCAGTGCAccgaaaatagaagaagaaaacatcacCCAACCGCTCTACCTGGCTGCGGAAAAATACGACATCGAGACCCTCAAAAGCGATTGCATCGACGTGCTACTAAAAAAGTTGGACATCAACAACGCCATCGAAATGTTAGTTTGGTCTCATTTGCATTTCATCCCGAAGTTGTTTGAATTCGCCCTGAAGTTCTTGACGGATAATAGACGCGAAATCTGTCTCCTCCCCAAATGGCTAGACTTCGTCAGGAACCACCCGGAATTGTGTGCGCTTGTCACAAAGCGTATGGTTGTTTAA
- the LOC124203127 gene encoding calpain-C-like isoform X1, with protein sequence MSAPVTLSLSLSPGYLKNFPPPTVMASEYERIRRQCLKRGELWEDTEFPTTQTSIFYHQSPPFQFVWKRPKELATNPVFIREGTSVLDVVPGKLGDRWLVSTLGCLFLTKGFFYRVVPADQGFDTALDGTNSSTGYCGAFRFRVWWCGEWVEVTVDDRLPTVNGRLVFAHCLNSGQFWPCLLEKAYAKLHGSYEALKYGTTLDGLADLTGGVTESLSVVGGGHINKDTSFHVRLLARLLANTSILTAVAHRPTTTTGTIQQQQQQQPNSLTSPQPNNKENNNNNNSLSSCNSSSTTTSNGLTTTKEQSLQQQQQSSRSVTDRLPIGILVGINYKICAVDKVDTLTEESVPLLRLRCPYGRHGESTGDWSRGDAKNWETSVSVSAAERERLGPDQLPDGEFYLSFPDFIATFTAIECVHLDAETSRDEPTLQGRVAWITRVYQGCWQRGVTAGGCRNNSETFHINPQLHLIVSDADEVVISLNQHSVLEPKVIGFSVYPLPKLTGSDLINRAFFKKTKSLVNSQYTNSRQVSQRSQLDQGGYLIVPTTFEAGHEGSFTLRVYSTQAIKLKLVDMLPCQMKPTLIRAPPVINGYSTQTSDGKNVAQYEAVFLQLADEHRTVNAFELHELLEACLPNDYIKSCANLDVCRQLVLVFDVSGLGRLKLTDFRDFMASLKQWQTAFKSHTKEKTGILRAERFRDALHDVGFQVNNDVLSALILRHMRKDGTLRFGDFVSAVLHLTVAFGTFDKRDPLQNGSVKLTLTEWLKYALMC encoded by the exons ATGTCCGCCCCCGtcaccctctctctctctctttcaccaG GATATTTGAAGAATTTCCCTCCACCCACCGTGATGGCGTCCGAATACGAACGCATCCGGCGCCAGTGCCTCAAACGCGGCGAACTTTGGGAGGACACGGAATTCCCGACGACGCAAACGTCCATTTTCTACCACCAGTCGCCgccatttcaatttgtttggaaACGGCCcaag gAACTGGCCACCAATCCGGTGTTTATACGCGAGGGAACTTCGGTGCTGGACGTTGTTCCGGGTAAACTGGGCGACCGTTGGCTCGTCTCCACTTTGGGCTGCCTCTTTTTGACCAAAGGATTTTTCTACCGGGTCGTTCCGGCCGACCAGGGATTCGACACGGCCCTGGACGGTACAAATTCGTCGACAG GTTATTGCGGAGCGTTCCGGTTTCGGGTCTGGTGGTGCGGCGAATGGGTCGAAGTG ACCGTGGACGATCGTCTGCCCACTGTCAATGGCCGTCTGGTGTTTGCCCACTGCCTCAATTCCGGTCAGTTTTGGCCGTGCCTCTTGGAGAAAGCTTACGCCAA GTTGCACGGCTCGTACGAAGCGTTGAAATACGGCACCACATTGGACGGGCTGGCGGATCTAACCGGCGGAGTAACGGAAAGCCTTTCAGTGGTCGGCGGTGGTCACATCAACAAAGACACGTCCTTTCATGTCCGGCTCCTGGCCCGCCTCCTGGCCAACACTTCCATACTAACGGCCGTGGCCCATCgccctactactactaccggcaccatccagcagcagcagcaacaacaacccaacagCCTGACGTCGCCGCAGCCCAACAACaaggagaacaacaacaataataatagctTGTCCTcttgcaacagcagcagcacaaccaCAAGCAATGGATTAACAACAACCAAGGAGCAATcactgcaacaacagcaacaatcaTCTCGCAGCGTCACCGATCGGCTGCCCATCGGCATCCTCGTCGGCATCAATTACAAAATCTGCGCAGTAGACAAG GTGGATACATTGACGGAGGAGAGCGTGCCACTTTTGCGTCTGCGATGCCCGTACGGGCGTCACGGCGAGAGCACGGGCGACTGGTCCCGTGGCGACGCCAAAAACTGGGAGACGTCCGTTTCCGTGTCGGCGGCCGAGCGCGAGCGACTCGGACCCGACCAACTGCCCGACGGCGAGTTTTATCTGAGTTTTCCCGATTTTATCGCCACGTTTACGGCCATCGAGTGCGTCCACCTGGACGCCGAAACCAGTCGCGACGAGCCCACCTTGCAGGGGCGAG TTGCCTGGATCACTCGAGTTTACCAGGGATGTTGGCAACGTGGAGTCACCGCCGGCGGCTGCCGCAATAATTCCG AGACATTCCACATTAATCCGCAACTGCATCTGATTGTCAGCGATGCCGACGAGGTTGTCATATCGCTGAACCAGCACAGCGTCCTCGAGCCGAAAGTCATCGGCTTTTCGGTTTATCCGCTGCCCAAGCTGACGGGCTCAGACCTTATCAATCGAGCTTTCTTCAAAAAGACCAAAAGTCTCGTCAACTCGCAGTACACCAACAGTCGACAG GTGAGTCAGCGCTCCCAACTGGATCAAGGCGGTTATTTGATCGTTCCTACAACTTTCGAAGCGGGTCACGAAGGATCCTTCACTTTGCGGGTGTACAGCACTCAGGCCATCAAGCTCAA ATTGGTGGATATGTTGCCGTGTCAAATGAAACCGACTCTGATTCGAGCCCCTCCGGTCATCAACGGCTACAGCACGCAGACTTCTGACGGTAAAAACGTGGCCCAATACGAGGCCGTCTTCCTCCAATTGGCCGATGAGCATCGCACCGTTAACGCGTTCGAGCTGCACGAATTGCTCGAGGCTTGTCTACCCAATG ATTACATCAAGAGCTGCGCAAATTTGGACGTTTGCCGGCAACTCGTCCTCGTCTTTGAt gtGTCTGGACTGGGTAGACTGAAACTGACGGACTTTCGTGACTTTATGGCCAGTCTGAAACAATGGCAAACGGCTTTCAAATCGCACACGAAGGAGAAGACGGGCATTCTGAGAGCCGAGCGCTTCCGTGACGCCCTTCACGACGTCGGATTCCAAGTGAATAACGACGTTCTCTCGGCCCTCATTTTACGTCACATGCGCAAAGATGGAACCCTCAGATTCGGAGATTTCGTTTCGGCCGTCCTCCACCTCACCGTGGCATTTG GGACTTTTGATAAGCGTGATCCGCTCCAGAACGGAAGTGTCAAGCTCACACTCACAGAG tGGCTCAAGTACGCGCTTATGTGCTga
- the LOC124203127 gene encoding calpain-C-like isoform X2 encodes MASEYERIRRQCLKRGELWEDTEFPTTQTSIFYHQSPPFQFVWKRPKELATNPVFIREGTSVLDVVPGKLGDRWLVSTLGCLFLTKGFFYRVVPADQGFDTALDGTNSSTGYCGAFRFRVWWCGEWVEVTVDDRLPTVNGRLVFAHCLNSGQFWPCLLEKAYAKLHGSYEALKYGTTLDGLADLTGGVTESLSVVGGGHINKDTSFHVRLLARLLANTSILTAVAHRPTTTTGTIQQQQQQQPNSLTSPQPNNKENNNNNNSLSSCNSSSTTTSNGLTTTKEQSLQQQQQSSRSVTDRLPIGILVGINYKICAVDKVDTLTEESVPLLRLRCPYGRHGESTGDWSRGDAKNWETSVSVSAAERERLGPDQLPDGEFYLSFPDFIATFTAIECVHLDAETSRDEPTLQGRVAWITRVYQGCWQRGVTAGGCRNNSETFHINPQLHLIVSDADEVVISLNQHSVLEPKVIGFSVYPLPKLTGSDLINRAFFKKTKSLVNSQYTNSRQVSQRSQLDQGGYLIVPTTFEAGHEGSFTLRVYSTQAIKLKLVDMLPCQMKPTLIRAPPVINGYSTQTSDGKNVAQYEAVFLQLADEHRTVNAFELHELLEACLPNDYIKSCANLDVCRQLVLVFDVSGLGRLKLTDFRDFMASLKQWQTAFKSHTKEKTGILRAERFRDALHDVGFQVNNDVLSALILRHMRKDGTLRFGDFVSAVLHLTVAFGTFDKRDPLQNGSVKLTLTEWLKYALMC; translated from the exons ATGGCGTCCGAATACGAACGCATCCGGCGCCAGTGCCTCAAACGCGGCGAACTTTGGGAGGACACGGAATTCCCGACGACGCAAACGTCCATTTTCTACCACCAGTCGCCgccatttcaatttgtttggaaACGGCCcaag gAACTGGCCACCAATCCGGTGTTTATACGCGAGGGAACTTCGGTGCTGGACGTTGTTCCGGGTAAACTGGGCGACCGTTGGCTCGTCTCCACTTTGGGCTGCCTCTTTTTGACCAAAGGATTTTTCTACCGGGTCGTTCCGGCCGACCAGGGATTCGACACGGCCCTGGACGGTACAAATTCGTCGACAG GTTATTGCGGAGCGTTCCGGTTTCGGGTCTGGTGGTGCGGCGAATGGGTCGAAGTG ACCGTGGACGATCGTCTGCCCACTGTCAATGGCCGTCTGGTGTTTGCCCACTGCCTCAATTCCGGTCAGTTTTGGCCGTGCCTCTTGGAGAAAGCTTACGCCAA GTTGCACGGCTCGTACGAAGCGTTGAAATACGGCACCACATTGGACGGGCTGGCGGATCTAACCGGCGGAGTAACGGAAAGCCTTTCAGTGGTCGGCGGTGGTCACATCAACAAAGACACGTCCTTTCATGTCCGGCTCCTGGCCCGCCTCCTGGCCAACACTTCCATACTAACGGCCGTGGCCCATCgccctactactactaccggcaccatccagcagcagcagcaacaacaacccaacagCCTGACGTCGCCGCAGCCCAACAACaaggagaacaacaacaataataatagctTGTCCTcttgcaacagcagcagcacaaccaCAAGCAATGGATTAACAACAACCAAGGAGCAATcactgcaacaacagcaacaatcaTCTCGCAGCGTCACCGATCGGCTGCCCATCGGCATCCTCGTCGGCATCAATTACAAAATCTGCGCAGTAGACAAG GTGGATACATTGACGGAGGAGAGCGTGCCACTTTTGCGTCTGCGATGCCCGTACGGGCGTCACGGCGAGAGCACGGGCGACTGGTCCCGTGGCGACGCCAAAAACTGGGAGACGTCCGTTTCCGTGTCGGCGGCCGAGCGCGAGCGACTCGGACCCGACCAACTGCCCGACGGCGAGTTTTATCTGAGTTTTCCCGATTTTATCGCCACGTTTACGGCCATCGAGTGCGTCCACCTGGACGCCGAAACCAGTCGCGACGAGCCCACCTTGCAGGGGCGAG TTGCCTGGATCACTCGAGTTTACCAGGGATGTTGGCAACGTGGAGTCACCGCCGGCGGCTGCCGCAATAATTCCG AGACATTCCACATTAATCCGCAACTGCATCTGATTGTCAGCGATGCCGACGAGGTTGTCATATCGCTGAACCAGCACAGCGTCCTCGAGCCGAAAGTCATCGGCTTTTCGGTTTATCCGCTGCCCAAGCTGACGGGCTCAGACCTTATCAATCGAGCTTTCTTCAAAAAGACCAAAAGTCTCGTCAACTCGCAGTACACCAACAGTCGACAG GTGAGTCAGCGCTCCCAACTGGATCAAGGCGGTTATTTGATCGTTCCTACAACTTTCGAAGCGGGTCACGAAGGATCCTTCACTTTGCGGGTGTACAGCACTCAGGCCATCAAGCTCAA ATTGGTGGATATGTTGCCGTGTCAAATGAAACCGACTCTGATTCGAGCCCCTCCGGTCATCAACGGCTACAGCACGCAGACTTCTGACGGTAAAAACGTGGCCCAATACGAGGCCGTCTTCCTCCAATTGGCCGATGAGCATCGCACCGTTAACGCGTTCGAGCTGCACGAATTGCTCGAGGCTTGTCTACCCAATG ATTACATCAAGAGCTGCGCAAATTTGGACGTTTGCCGGCAACTCGTCCTCGTCTTTGAt gtGTCTGGACTGGGTAGACTGAAACTGACGGACTTTCGTGACTTTATGGCCAGTCTGAAACAATGGCAAACGGCTTTCAAATCGCACACGAAGGAGAAGACGGGCATTCTGAGAGCCGAGCGCTTCCGTGACGCCCTTCACGACGTCGGATTCCAAGTGAATAACGACGTTCTCTCGGCCCTCATTTTACGTCACATGCGCAAAGATGGAACCCTCAGATTCGGAGATTTCGTTTCGGCCGTCCTCCACCTCACCGTGGCATTTG GGACTTTTGATAAGCGTGATCCGCTCCAGAACGGAAGTGTCAAGCTCACACTCACAGAG tGGCTCAAGTACGCGCTTATGTGCTga
- the LOC124201838 gene encoding speckle-type POZ protein-like — protein MSGKSMISLQEVRPGLIRIHWDFIGLMSEVGVYTETVCLYRYQLGLTYTITYHLESTGGSLNYLYTVTVEESLCSCACCKLCCNEASDSTIEKFKTLQPNRSSSHVKAPEAEVLRPLYMWLKSAYAECRDMPLQQMSSIKWKVSSEISKTRDLLTLYIDFGTNTLSQRNISNGLAEMFTNQILCDVQFHFNDGQTIGAHAVILSAGSPVFSAIFHLKMLESQTRQVKITDCEAEVFQQLLIHLYTGNAPRLAEENLTQLIFAAADKYGVSTLKGDCVNVLLKRVRVDNAIKLLTWSHFNTIPKLFVTSMTFLVENCREICLQSEWIDFTKNYPDLCVLATQRMIALVPSSTVPSPEN, from the coding sequence ATGTCAGGCAAGTCAATGATCTCGTTACAAGAAGTACGTCCAGGATTGATCCGTATACATTGGGATTTCATTGGCCTTATGAGTGAAGTTGGTGTGTACACAGAGACAGTTTGTCTGTATCGATATCAACTGGGACTGACCTACACAATCACTTACCATCTGGAAAGCACAGGTGGCAGTTTAAATTATCTATACACTGTCACTGTTGAAGAAAGTCTGTGTAGCTGTGCTTGCTGTAAACTATGCTGTAATGAAGCATCAGACTCCACCATTGAAAAGTTCAAGACACTGCAACCAAATCGATCATCATCACATGTTAAGGCACCAGAAGCTGAAGTCCTTCGCCCCCTCTACATGTGGCTAAAAAGTGCTTACGCTGAATGCAGAGACATGCCACTACAACAAATGAGTTCAATCAAGTGGAAAGTATCGAGTGAAATCAGCAAGACACGTGATCTTCTCACACTGTACATCGATTTCGGGACGAATACTTTGAGCCAACGGAACATCAGTAATGGGCTGGCCGAAATGTTTACCAATCAAATTCTATGTGAcgttcaatttcattttaacgACGGGCAGACGATCGGTGCTCACGCTGTAATTCTGTCTGCCGGGAGTCCAGTTTTCTCGgcaatatttcatttgaaaatgttggagtCGCAAACTCGGCAAGTGAAAATCACCGACTGTGAAGCTGAAGTATTTCAACAACTTTTGATTCATCTGTACACGGGCAACGCTCCAAGACTGGCGGAGGAAAATCTCACACAGTTAATTTTTGCGGCCGCAGATAAGTATGGAGTGTCGACACTGAAAGGCGATTGCGTCAACGTGTTATTAAAACGAGTAAGAGTCGATAATGCCATTAAGTTGTTGACCTGGTCTCACTTCAACACCATCCCGAAACTCTTCGTAACCTCCATGACATTTTTGGTGGAAAACTGCCGCGAAATTTGCCTTCAGTCCGAATGGATAGATTTTACC